A single genomic interval of Fibrobacter sp. UWR4 harbors:
- a CDS encoding ABC transporter permease gives MSEANSEKWTTEIRPKSSLLSIDFKELWQYRDLYRMFVKRDIVTWYKQTILGPLWFFIQPIMTTIMFMVVFGGIAKISTDGLPQPLFYLAGICLWTYFSECLNQTSKTFIDNANVFGKVYFPRLVVPMATVTSNLIRLAIQMGLFLVVFAYYMIFTDAPVHPNLYMLLTPVLIMLLAGLSLGFGILFSSLTTKYRDLTFLLSFIVQLWMYATPVIYPLSTITDPRLKMLMQANPLSSILETFKFGWLGVGEFSWAALGYSAGFTAVLLALGIIVFNRIQRTFMDTV, from the coding sequence ATGAGCGAAGCAAATAGCGAAAAATGGACCACCGAAATCAGACCCAAGTCGAGCCTTTTGAGCATCGACTTTAAAGAGCTGTGGCAGTACCGCGATCTTTACAGAATGTTTGTCAAGCGCGATATTGTCACCTGGTACAAGCAGACCATTCTTGGACCCCTGTGGTTCTTTATCCAGCCCATCATGACCACCATCATGTTCATGGTGGTATTCGGCGGCATCGCCAAAATCAGTACTGACGGTTTGCCCCAGCCACTGTTCTACCTGGCCGGCATCTGCCTTTGGACCTATTTTTCGGAATGCCTGAACCAGACCAGCAAGACCTTCATCGATAACGCCAACGTTTTCGGGAAAGTGTACTTTCCGCGCCTTGTGGTGCCCATGGCAACCGTCACCAGCAACTTGATTCGTTTGGCCATCCAGATGGGTTTGTTCCTTGTCGTTTTCGCCTACTACATGATTTTTACCGACGCTCCGGTTCACCCCAATCTTTACATGCTGCTAACCCCAGTACTCATCATGCTCCTGGCAGGGCTTTCCCTAGGTTTTGGCATTCTCTTTAGCAGCCTGACCACCAAGTATCGCGATTTAACTTTCCTGCTCAGTTTTATTGTACAGCTCTGGATGTACGCCACCCCGGTGATTTATCCGTTAAGCACAATCACCGACCCACGCCTTAAAATGCTGATGCAGGCCAACCCCCTCTCCAGTATCCTTGAGACATTCAAGTTCGGATGGCTTGGCGTAGGCGAATTCAGCTGGGCAGCACTAGGCTACAGCGCTGGCTTCACGGCAGTTCTCTTGGCCCTGGGAATCATCGTATTCAACAGAATCCAAAGAACATTTATGGATACGGTGTAA
- a CDS encoding type II toxin-antitoxin system HipA family toxin, whose amino-acid sequence MELAVVKKLTIKYNGRVVGYLADLSGEIAFQYDEEWLKDGFPLSPFSLPLTNKVFVNHKKTFNGLYGVFADSLPDGWGELLFRRMLARQGINADRVSPLTRLALVNDYGMGGLLYEPSFSEMSTPERFDLEMLAAEADKIWNDEMENVNLDEVYRLGGSSGGARPKAHIKVGEDCWIVKFPCSHDSKNAGKKEFEANKLARDAGINVNEFKLFPSKKYEGFFGAKRFDRDGTNRIHMISLSSMLETSHRIPNLDYSHLFQVVQKICMDQSDMYEVFRRMAFNVFYGNKDDHGKNFAFLYDESAHSYKLSPAYDITKTVDKAEHEMTVNGNGNPSEDDMLAVADRCGLQKAACVKILESVKKVTPYP is encoded by the coding sequence ATGGAACTGGCTGTTGTAAAAAAGCTGACTATAAAATACAACGGGAGGGTTGTTGGCTATTTGGCAGACTTGTCTGGTGAAATTGCTTTTCAGTACGACGAAGAATGGCTGAAAGACGGCTTTCCCTTATCTCCATTTTCTCTTCCGTTGACGAACAAGGTGTTTGTTAATCATAAGAAAACGTTTAATGGCCTTTACGGGGTGTTTGCGGATTCCCTGCCTGATGGCTGGGGCGAACTTTTATTTCGCAGGATGCTTGCCCGGCAGGGTATTAATGCAGATCGCGTTTCTCCACTGACTCGGCTTGCTTTGGTCAATGATTATGGTATGGGTGGATTGCTGTATGAACCTAGTTTTTCTGAAATGTCAACCCCAGAGCGTTTTGACCTTGAAATGCTTGCTGCTGAAGCCGATAAGATTTGGAATGATGAAATGGAAAATGTGAATCTAGACGAAGTCTATCGCCTGGGTGGTTCAAGTGGTGGTGCCAGGCCAAAGGCTCATATCAAGGTGGGCGAAGATTGCTGGATTGTGAAATTTCCATGTTCACACGATTCTAAGAATGCCGGAAAAAAGGAATTTGAGGCCAATAAGTTGGCTCGAGATGCAGGCATAAATGTGAATGAGTTCAAACTTTTTCCGTCAAAAAAATATGAGGGATTCTTTGGTGCGAAACGTTTTGACCGGGATGGTACGAATAGAATTCACATGATTTCTTTGTCATCCATGCTTGAAACCTCCCATCGAATTCCGAATTTAGATTACAGCCATTTGTTTCAGGTTGTACAAAAAATATGCATGGATCAATCTGATATGTATGAGGTATTTCGTAGAATGGCCTTTAATGTTTTCTACGGAAATAAGGATGACCATGGGAAGAATTTTGCGTTCCTTTATGACGAGTCTGCTCATTCCTACAAATTGTCTCCTGCTTATGATATAACGAAGACAGTTGATAAGGCGGAACATGAAATGACTGTGAACGGAAATGGGAATCCTTCAGAAGACGATATGCTTGCGGTTGCCGATCGTTGTGGATTGCAAAAGGCTGCCTGTGTGAAAATTCTGGAATCCGTTAAGAAAGTTACACCGTATCCATAA
- a CDS encoding helix-turn-helix domain-containing protein yields the protein MKAKFDIGDFVDSLTIPAATEALVARMRARRQSMNITQKDLSARSGVSYASVRRFELLGEISLQSLLKIAMALDCLEDFNMLFRLPAITNLKDL from the coding sequence ATGAAAGCAAAATTTGATATTGGAGATTTTGTAGATTCTTTGACGATTCCTGCGGCAACCGAGGCTCTTGTGGCGCGAATGAGGGCTCGTAGGCAGTCTATGAATATTACCCAGAAGGATTTGTCTGCTCGTTCGGGGGTTAGTTACGCCTCTGTTCGTCGTTTTGAACTATTGGGCGAAATTTCTTTGCAGTCTTTGCTAAAAATCGCGATGGCTTTAGATTGTCTAGAAGATTTCAATATGCTTTTTAGGTTGCCTGCTATTACCAATTTGAAGGACTTGTGA